A single window of Eucalyptus grandis isolate ANBG69807.140 chromosome 1, ASM1654582v1, whole genome shotgun sequence DNA harbors:
- the LOC104435189 gene encoding lysM domain receptor-like kinase 3 isoform X2 — MKPRLWTVGLLATVMISACCRVEAKCSKGCDLALASYYLGPRSDLTFISEVLSASMADILSYNKDKVPNEDTYQTGIRVNVPFSCGCIDGKFLGHAFNYSSGHGDLYDTVAMKYFSNLTTVEWLQAFNPYPPTKIPDSAVLDVVVNCSCGNRAVSKEYGLFITYPLRPEDTLDNIAAEVNLTTTLLQSYNPGVNFSRGSGLVYIPGKDANGNYLPLKSRTGLSVGAIVGISIAAIAVLSFLAFCIYHGIYRKEKVKEATLLSGSHKLSAQAGNGIPGSDPAKPSESTGPVDGASTGITMDKSVEFSYEELAKATENFSLANKIGEGGSGAVYYAELRGEKAAIKKMDMQASKEFLAELKVLTHVNHLNLVRLIGYCVEGSLFLVYEYIENGNLSQHLRRSDREPLLWSTRVQIALDSARGLEYIHEHTVPVYIHRDIKSANILIDKNFHGKVADFGLTKLTKVEGACLQTRLVGTFGYMPPEYARCGDVSPKVDVYAFGVVLYELISAKEAVVKANGSIAELKGLVALFEEVLNQPDPREDLRKLVDPRLGDDYPLDSVWKVAQLAKACTQENPQLRPSMRSIAVALMTLSSSTEDWDVGSFYENHALVNLMSGR; from the exons ATGAAGCCGCGGTTATGGACGGTCGGCTTGTTGGCGACGGTGATGATCTCGGCCTGCTGCAGAGTCGAAGCGAAGTGTAGCAAAGGCTGTGACTTAGCCCTGGCCTCGTACTACCTCGGGCCCAGATCGGATTTGACCTTCATAAGCGAGGTCTTGTCGGCATCGATGGCGGATATCCTCAGCTACAACAAGGATAAGGTCCCGAACGAGGACACCTACCAGACGGGGATCAGGGTCAACGTCCCCTTCAGCTGCGGCTGCATCGACGGCAAGTTCCTCGGGCACGCGTTCAATTACTCGTCGGGCCACGGCGACCTCTACGATACGGTCGCGATGAAGTACTTCTCGAACTTGACGACCGTGGAGTGGTTGCAGGCGTTCAACCCTTATCCCCCGACCAAGATACCGGACTCCGCCGTTTTGGATGTGGTCGTTAATTGTTCGTGCGGGAACCGCGCTGTCTCGAAGGAGTATGGATTGTTCATCACGTATCCACTGAGGCCGGAGGACACTCTCGATAACATCGCGGCGGAGGTGAATTTGACGACCACTTTGCTGCAGAGCTATAATCCTGGTGTGAATTTTAGCCGAGGGAGTGGTCTGGTGTATATTCCGGGGAAag ATGCAAATGGAAACTACCTACCTCTGAAGTCAAG AACAG GACTATCAGTTGGAGCAATTGTTGGCATATCTATCGCAGCAATAGCAGTGTTGTCGTTTTTAGCATTTTGTATATACCATGGAATATACCGAAAGGAGAAAGTGAAGGAGGCAACCTTGCTCTCAGGATCTCATAAATTATCTGCTCAAGCAGGGAATGGTA TTCCGGGAAGTGACCCAGCTAAACCTTCAGAATCAACTGGCCCAGTTGATGGTGCTTCAACAGGAATCACTATGGACAAGTCAGTGGAGTTTTCATATGAAGAATTGGCCAAGGCTACAGAGAATTTTAGCCTGGCTAATAAAATTGGGGAAGGTGGCTCTGGAGCTGTCTATTATGCTGAATTGAGAGGCGAG AAGGCTGCAATTAAGAAGATGGATATGCAAGCTTCAAAAGAATTTCTCGCTGAATTGAAGGTTCTAACGCATGTTAATCACCTTAACCTG GTGCGTCTGATTGGATACTGTGTTGAGGgttctcttttccttgtctATGAGTATATTGAGAATGGAAACTTAAGTCAACATTTGCGTCGCTCGG ATAGGGAACCACTCCTATGGTCTACCAGGGTTCAGATTGCCCTTGATTCTGCAAGAGGTCTTGAATATATCCATGAGCATACGGTACCAGTATACATCCATCGAGACATTAAATCGGCAAATATATTGATAGACAAGAACTTCCATGGAAAG GTGGCAGATTTTGGTTTGACAAAATTGACTAAGGTTGAAGGCGCATGCCTCCAGACACGACTTGTAGGGACATTTGGATACATGCCACCCGA ATATGCCCGGTGTGGCGATGTCTCTCCTAAAGTCGATGTGTATGCTTTCGGTGTGGTCCTTTATGAACTTATTTCTGCCAAGGAGGCTGTAGTCAAGGCAAATGGTTCTATTGCTGAATTAAAGGGCCTCGTCGCTTTG TTTGAAGAGGTTCTTAACCAACCCGATCCCAGAGAGGACCTTCGCAAGCTTGTTGACCCTAGGCTTGGAGATGATTATCCGCTTGATTCCGTCTGGAAG GTGGCCCAGCTAGCGAAAGCTTGCACACAAGAGAATCCTCAACTGCGCCCCAGCATGAGATCTATTGCGGTGGCCCTGATGACGCTTTCATCTTCGACAGAGGATTGGGATGTTGGCTCCTTCTACGAGAACCACGCTCTGGTGAATCTAATGTCCGGAAGGTAG
- the LOC104435189 gene encoding chitin elicitor receptor kinase 1 isoform X1 produces MKPRLWTVGLLATVMISACCRVEAKCSKGCDLALASYYLGPRSDLTFISEVLSASMADILSYNKDKVPNEDTYQTGIRVNVPFSCGCIDGKFLGHAFNYSSGHGDLYDTVAMKYFSNLTTVEWLQAFNPYPPTKIPDSAVLDVVVNCSCGNRAVSKEYGLFITYPLRPEDTLDNIAAEVNLTTTLLQSYNPGVNFSRGSGLVYIPGKDANGNYLPLKSRTGGLSVGAIVGISIAAIAVLSFLAFCIYHGIYRKEKVKEATLLSGSHKLSAQAGNVPGSDPAKPSESTGPVDGASTGITMDKSVEFSYEELAKATENFSLANKIGEGGSGAVYYAELRGEKAAIKKMDMQASKEFLAELKVLTHVNHLNLVRLIGYCVEGSLFLVYEYIENGNLSQHLRRSDREPLLWSTRVQIALDSARGLEYIHEHTVPVYIHRDIKSANILIDKNFHGKVADFGLTKLTKVEGACLQTRLVGTFGYMPPEYARCGDVSPKVDVYAFGVVLYELISAKEAVVKANGSIAELKGLVALFEEVLNQPDPREDLRKLVDPRLGDDYPLDSVWKVAQLAKACTQENPQLRPSMRSIAVALMTLSSSTEDWDVGSFYENHALVNLMSGR; encoded by the exons ATGAAGCCGCGGTTATGGACGGTCGGCTTGTTGGCGACGGTGATGATCTCGGCCTGCTGCAGAGTCGAAGCGAAGTGTAGCAAAGGCTGTGACTTAGCCCTGGCCTCGTACTACCTCGGGCCCAGATCGGATTTGACCTTCATAAGCGAGGTCTTGTCGGCATCGATGGCGGATATCCTCAGCTACAACAAGGATAAGGTCCCGAACGAGGACACCTACCAGACGGGGATCAGGGTCAACGTCCCCTTCAGCTGCGGCTGCATCGACGGCAAGTTCCTCGGGCACGCGTTCAATTACTCGTCGGGCCACGGCGACCTCTACGATACGGTCGCGATGAAGTACTTCTCGAACTTGACGACCGTGGAGTGGTTGCAGGCGTTCAACCCTTATCCCCCGACCAAGATACCGGACTCCGCCGTTTTGGATGTGGTCGTTAATTGTTCGTGCGGGAACCGCGCTGTCTCGAAGGAGTATGGATTGTTCATCACGTATCCACTGAGGCCGGAGGACACTCTCGATAACATCGCGGCGGAGGTGAATTTGACGACCACTTTGCTGCAGAGCTATAATCCTGGTGTGAATTTTAGCCGAGGGAGTGGTCTGGTGTATATTCCGGGGAAag ATGCAAATGGAAACTACCTACCTCTGAAGTCAAG AACAGGTG GACTATCAGTTGGAGCAATTGTTGGCATATCTATCGCAGCAATAGCAGTGTTGTCGTTTTTAGCATTTTGTATATACCATGGAATATACCGAAAGGAGAAAGTGAAGGAGGCAACCTTGCTCTCAGGATCTCATAAATTATCTGCTCAAGCAGGGAATG TTCCGGGAAGTGACCCAGCTAAACCTTCAGAATCAACTGGCCCAGTTGATGGTGCTTCAACAGGAATCACTATGGACAAGTCAGTGGAGTTTTCATATGAAGAATTGGCCAAGGCTACAGAGAATTTTAGCCTGGCTAATAAAATTGGGGAAGGTGGCTCTGGAGCTGTCTATTATGCTGAATTGAGAGGCGAG AAGGCTGCAATTAAGAAGATGGATATGCAAGCTTCAAAAGAATTTCTCGCTGAATTGAAGGTTCTAACGCATGTTAATCACCTTAACCTG GTGCGTCTGATTGGATACTGTGTTGAGGgttctcttttccttgtctATGAGTATATTGAGAATGGAAACTTAAGTCAACATTTGCGTCGCTCGG ATAGGGAACCACTCCTATGGTCTACCAGGGTTCAGATTGCCCTTGATTCTGCAAGAGGTCTTGAATATATCCATGAGCATACGGTACCAGTATACATCCATCGAGACATTAAATCGGCAAATATATTGATAGACAAGAACTTCCATGGAAAG GTGGCAGATTTTGGTTTGACAAAATTGACTAAGGTTGAAGGCGCATGCCTCCAGACACGACTTGTAGGGACATTTGGATACATGCCACCCGA ATATGCCCGGTGTGGCGATGTCTCTCCTAAAGTCGATGTGTATGCTTTCGGTGTGGTCCTTTATGAACTTATTTCTGCCAAGGAGGCTGTAGTCAAGGCAAATGGTTCTATTGCTGAATTAAAGGGCCTCGTCGCTTTG TTTGAAGAGGTTCTTAACCAACCCGATCCCAGAGAGGACCTTCGCAAGCTTGTTGACCCTAGGCTTGGAGATGATTATCCGCTTGATTCCGTCTGGAAG GTGGCCCAGCTAGCGAAAGCTTGCACACAAGAGAATCCTCAACTGCGCCCCAGCATGAGATCTATTGCGGTGGCCCTGATGACGCTTTCATCTTCGACAGAGGATTGGGATGTTGGCTCCTTCTACGAGAACCACGCTCTGGTGAATCTAATGTCCGGAAGGTAG